The following coding sequences lie in one Lelliottia jeotgali genomic window:
- a CDS encoding ribosomal protein L21, whose amino-acid sequence MYAVFQSGGKQHRVSEGQTIRLEKLDIATGEAVEFAEVLMIANGEEVKIGVPFVDGGVIKAEVVAHGRGEKVKIVKFRRRKHYRKQQGHRQWFTDVKITGISA is encoded by the coding sequence ATGTACGCGGTTTTCCAAAGTGGTGGTAAACAACACCGAGTAAGCGAAGGTCAGACCATTCGCCTGGAAAAGCTGGACATCGCAACTGGCGAAGCTGTTGAGTTCGCTGAAGTTCTGATGATCGCAAACGGTGAAGAAGTCAAAATCGGCGTTCCTTTCGTTGATGGCGGCGTTATCAAAGCTGAAGTTGTTGCTCATGGTCGTGGCGAGAAAGTTAAAATCGTTAAGTTTCGTCGTCGTAAACACTACCGTAAGCAGCAGGGCCACCGTCAGTGGTTCACTGATGTGAAAATTACTGGCATCAGCGCCTAA
- a CDS encoding RNA binding protein translates to MNRFQSQRKQKYTMNLSTKQKQHLKGLAHPLKPVVMLGNNGLTEGVLAEIEQALEHHELIKVKIASEDRDTKTLIVEAIVRNTGACNVQVIGKTLVLYRPSKERKISLPR, encoded by the coding sequence ATGAACCGTTTTCAATCCCAACGTAAGCAAAAATATACGATGAATCTGAGTACTAAACAAAAACAGCACCTTAAAGGTCTGGCACATCCACTCAAGCCTGTAGTCATGCTTGGCAATAATGGTTTGACCGAAGGGGTGCTTGCCGAGATCGAACAAGCGCTGGAGCACCACGAGCTGATTAAGGTGAAAATTGCCTCTGAAGACAGAGACACTAAAACCCTGATCGTGGAAGCTATCGTGCGCAATACTGGTGCCTGTAACGTACAGGTTATCGGTAAAACGCTGGTGCTCTATCGTCCGTCTAAAGAGCGTAAAATCTCGCTGCCACGCTAA
- a CDS encoding D-alanyl-D-alanine carboxypeptidase, giving the protein MVQKVGAQAPEIDYHSQQMALPASTQKVITALAALLQLGPDFRFTTTLESKGSVDGGVLKGDLIARFGGDPTFKRQDIRNMVAVLKKSGVQKIDGNVLIDTSIFASHDKAPGWPWNDMTQCFSAPPAAAIVDRNCFSVSLYSAPKANDLAFIRVASYYPVTMFSQVRTLAKGSPDAQYCELDVVPGDLNRFTLTGCLTQRTDPLPLAFAIQDGASYAGAILKDELKQAGITYSGTLLRQTLANEPGTVIASKQSAPLHDLLKIMLKKSDNMIADTVFRMIGHARFGVPGTWRAGSDAVRQILRQQAGIDLGNTIAVDGSGLSRHNLISPATMMQVLQYIAQHDTELNFISMLPLAGYDGSLQYRAGLHAAGVDGKVSAKTGSLQGVYNLAGFITTASGQRMAFVQYLSGYAVEPSDQRNRRIPLVRFESRLYKDIYQNN; this is encoded by the coding sequence ATGGTGCAAAAAGTGGGTGCCCAGGCGCCGGAGATTGATTATCACAGCCAGCAAATGGCGCTCCCCGCCAGTACTCAGAAAGTGATTACTGCTCTGGCCGCGTTGCTGCAGCTGGGGCCAGATTTTCGTTTCACCACAACGCTTGAGAGCAAAGGTAGCGTGGATGGCGGCGTCCTGAAAGGTGATTTGATCGCCCGTTTTGGCGGCGATCCGACGTTTAAGCGCCAGGATATCCGCAATATGGTCGCGGTATTGAAAAAGTCAGGCGTGCAAAAAATCGACGGTAACGTGCTGATCGATACCTCCATTTTTGCCAGTCACGATAAAGCGCCAGGCTGGCCGTGGAATGACATGACTCAGTGCTTTAGCGCCCCACCCGCCGCCGCTATCGTTGATCGCAACTGCTTCTCTGTCTCGCTTTACAGCGCGCCTAAAGCCAATGATTTGGCGTTTATCCGCGTGGCCTCCTACTATCCGGTCACGATGTTCAGCCAGGTTCGCACCCTGGCGAAAGGCTCGCCTGATGCGCAATATTGCGAGCTGGATGTGGTTCCCGGCGATCTCAACCGCTTCACGCTGACCGGCTGCCTCACACAGCGTACCGACCCGCTGCCGCTGGCCTTTGCCATCCAGGATGGTGCAAGCTACGCAGGTGCCATCCTGAAAGATGAGTTGAAACAAGCAGGTATCACCTATTCCGGCACGTTGCTGCGCCAAACGCTGGCGAATGAACCGGGAACGGTGATTGCCAGTAAACAGTCTGCGCCGCTGCACGATCTACTTAAGATTATGCTGAAAAAGTCCGACAACATGATTGCCGACACCGTATTCCGAATGATTGGTCACGCCCGCTTCGGTGTTCCTGGAACCTGGCGCGCAGGCTCTGATGCCGTCCGCCAGATCCTGCGCCAGCAGGCTGGGATCGATCTTGGTAACACTATTGCTGTCGATGGTTCCGGCCTTTCGCGCCATAATTTGATCTCACCTGCAACAATGATGCAGGTTCTTCAGTACATTGCGCAGCATGACACTGAGCTAAACTTCATCTCAATGCTCCCGCTTGCGGGTTACGATGGCTCTCTACAATACCGCGCAGGCCTTCACGCCGCTGGCGTAGACGGCAAAGTTTCTGCCAAAACCGGTTCACTGCAGGGCGTTTACAACCTTGCCGGTTTCATCACGACGGCGAGCGGCCAACGCATGGCGTTTGTGCAATATCTTTCTGGCTATGCCGTCGAACCGAGCGACCAGCGTAATCGCCGTATCCCTCTGGTGCGTTTCGAAAGCAGGCTTTACAAGGACATTTACCAGAATAACTAG
- a CDS encoding Transcription elongation factor GreA, whose product MQAIPMTLRGAEKLREELDFLKSVRRPEIIAAIADAREHGDLKENAEYHAAREQQGFCEGRIKDIEAKLSNAQVIDITKIPNNGRVIFGSTVKVLNLDNDEEQAYRIVGDDEADFKQNLISVNSPIARGLIGKEQDDVVVIRTPGGEVEYEILKVEYL is encoded by the coding sequence ATGCAAGCTATTCCGATGACCTTACGTGGTGCTGAAAAACTGCGCGAAGAACTGGATTTTCTGAAATCTGTTCGCCGTCCTGAAATCATCGCTGCTATCGCGGATGCACGCGAACACGGTGACCTGAAAGAGAATGCGGAGTATCACGCCGCGCGCGAACAGCAAGGCTTCTGCGAAGGCCGTATTAAAGATATCGAAGCGAAACTGTCTAACGCGCAGGTTATCGATATCACTAAAATCCCGAACAATGGTCGCGTGATCTTTGGTTCCACCGTGAAGGTGCTTAACCTCGATAATGACGAAGAGCAGGCATACCGTATTGTGGGCGATGATGAGGCTGACTTTAAACAGAACCTCATCTCCGTTAACTCACCGATTGCACGTGGCCTGATTGGCAAAGAGCAGGATGATGTGGTTGTTATCCGCACGCCAGGTGGCGAAGTGGAATACGAAATTCTCAAGGTTGAGTACCTGTAA
- a CDS encoding Sensor protein basS,pmrB, protein MNSMRRRLMVLLAVILLFFQLISVIWLWHESREQIGFLVSETLSAKARNQHVEKEIREAIASLLVPSLVMVGFTLLFSFWAITWITRPLNKLRDSLANRSADNLTPLPVYSDMEEIGAVTTSLNQLLARLDHTIQQERLFTADAAHELRTPLAGIRLHLELMAQSGSSQATTLINRIDQLMHTVEQLLMLARAGQALASGHYDTVTWTEHIIAPLTLEHEAKDHRIIWPEQSPLTVQGDAVLLRLMLRNLLENAARYSPAGTTIEVKLTEHDGGTEVSVIDQGPGIDEAHRHSITEPFRRLDQRYGGSGLGLSIVQRIVQLHRGTLTLDNAPEGGLIASCWLPSTLS, encoded by the coding sequence ATGAACAGTATGCGTCGGCGATTAATGGTTTTGCTGGCGGTCATTCTGTTATTTTTCCAGTTGATTAGCGTTATCTGGCTGTGGCATGAAAGTCGCGAGCAAATCGGTTTTCTGGTTAGCGAGACGTTATCCGCGAAAGCGCGTAACCAGCACGTTGAGAAAGAGATCCGCGAAGCCATCGCTTCGCTGCTGGTGCCCTCGCTTGTGATGGTCGGTTTCACCCTGCTCTTCTCTTTCTGGGCTATCACCTGGATAACGCGCCCGCTCAACAAACTTCGCGACAGCCTTGCCAATCGCTCGGCGGATAATCTCACGCCTCTGCCTGTGTATTCCGATATGGAAGAGATCGGCGCGGTCACGACCTCTCTTAACCAGCTACTGGCCCGTCTGGACCACACCATCCAGCAGGAGCGCTTATTCACCGCTGATGCGGCCCACGAGCTGCGAACGCCGCTGGCGGGTATTCGGCTTCATCTGGAATTAATGGCGCAGTCAGGCTCGTCACAGGCCACCACGTTGATTAATCGTATCGATCAGTTGATGCATACGGTCGAACAATTGCTGATGTTGGCGCGCGCGGGACAAGCGCTGGCCAGCGGTCATTATGATACCGTGACCTGGACTGAGCATATTATTGCCCCGCTGACTCTGGAGCATGAGGCGAAAGATCACCGCATTATCTGGCCCGAACAAAGCCCGTTGACGGTCCAGGGCGATGCGGTATTACTGCGTTTGATGCTGCGTAATTTACTGGAAAATGCAGCGCGCTACAGTCCTGCAGGTACCACCATCGAAGTGAAGCTCACCGAACATGATGGGGGAACCGAAGTCAGCGTAATCGATCAAGGCCCTGGCATTGACGAAGCACATCGGCATTCGATTACCGAGCCGTTCCGCCGTCTCGATCAACGTTATGGCGGCAGCGGGCTGGGGCTGAGCATCGTTCAGCGAATTGTGCAGCTGCATCGTGGCACTCTGACACTGGATAATGCGCCTGAAGGCGGGTTAATCGCCAGCTGCTGGCTGCCCTCAACATTAAGTTAA
- a CDS encoding LSU ribosomal protein L27p → MAHKKAGGSTRNGRDSEAKRLGVKRFGGESVLAGSIIVRQRGTKFHAGNNVGCGRDHTLFAKADGKVKFEVKGPNNRKYISIVAE, encoded by the coding sequence ATGGCACATAAAAAGGCTGGCGGCTCAACTCGTAACGGTCGCGACTCAGAAGCTAAACGTCTTGGCGTTAAGCGTTTCGGTGGCGAATCTGTTCTGGCGGGTAGCATCATCGTTCGTCAACGTGGTACCAAATTCCACGCTGGCAACAACGTAGGTTGCGGTCGTGACCACACTCTGTTTGCTAAAGCAGACGGTAAAGTGAAATTTGAAGTTAAAGGCCCGAACAACCGTAAATACATCAGCATCGTTGCTGAGTAA
- a CDS encoding Dihydropteroate synthase, whose amino-acid sequence MKLFAQDTTLDLSHPHVMGILNVTPDSFSDGGTHNTLIEAVKHANLMINAGATIVDIGGESTRPGAADVSVDEELSRVIPVVEAIAQRFEVWISVDTSKPEVIRESARVGAHIINDIRSLSEPGALEAAAETGLPVCLMHMQGQPKTMQEAPKYSDVYADVNRYFIEQITRCERAGIAKEKLLLDPGFGFGKNLSHNYELLARLSAFHHFGLPLLVGMSRKTMVGQLLNVGPNERLSGSLACAVIAAMQGAHIIRVHDVKETVEAMRVVEATLSAKENKRYE is encoded by the coding sequence ATGAAACTTTTCGCCCAGGACACGACTCTCGATCTCTCACATCCTCATGTGATGGGCATCCTGAACGTTACCCCTGACTCCTTCTCTGATGGCGGCACGCATAACACACTGATTGAAGCGGTGAAGCATGCCAATCTGATGATTAATGCAGGTGCAACGATTGTTGATATCGGCGGCGAATCGACGCGCCCCGGTGCGGCTGATGTGAGTGTGGATGAAGAGTTGTCGCGCGTAATCCCCGTGGTCGAGGCTATCGCTCAACGTTTTGAAGTCTGGATTTCAGTCGACACGTCTAAACCGGAAGTCATTCGTGAGTCAGCGAGAGTGGGCGCTCACATTATCAATGATATCCGTTCGCTGTCTGAGCCGGGCGCGCTGGAAGCTGCCGCAGAAACGGGTTTGCCGGTTTGCCTGATGCACATGCAGGGCCAGCCAAAGACAATGCAGGAAGCACCAAAGTATTCTGATGTTTACGCGGACGTAAATCGCTACTTTATTGAGCAAATCACACGCTGTGAGCGTGCCGGTATCGCAAAAGAGAAATTGCTGCTCGACCCAGGATTCGGTTTCGGTAAAAATCTCTCCCATAACTATGAGCTGCTTGCGCGCTTATCGGCGTTCCACCATTTTGGTCTGCCGCTGCTGGTCGGGATGTCGCGTAAAACGATGGTCGGTCAGTTGTTGAATGTGGGCCCGAACGAACGTCTAAGCGGCAGTCTTGCCTGTGCGGTGATCGCGGCCATGCAAGGGGCTCACATTATTCGCGTCCATGACGTCAAAGAGACTGTAGAAGCTATGCGTGTGGTCGAAGCCACATTGTCAGCGAAGGAAAACAAACGCTATGAGTAA
- a CDS encoding Ner-like regulatory protein: MDRKFIDWHSADIIAALRKRGTSLAAESRRSGLSSSTLANALTRPWPKGELIIATALETQPWVIWPSRYHDPITHEFIDRTRMMRKKAEEKERQI, encoded by the coding sequence ATGGATAGGAAATTTATTGACTGGCATTCTGCCGACATTATTGCCGCCCTGCGGAAACGAGGGACCTCTCTGGCAGCAGAATCACGGCGCAGTGGGTTAAGTTCTTCAACGCTTGCGAACGCGTTAACCCGCCCGTGGCCAAAAGGAGAATTGATTATTGCCACTGCGCTCGAAACGCAGCCCTGGGTGATCTGGCCATCACGTTACCATGATCCTATTACGCACGAATTTATCGACAGAACACGCATGATGCGCAAGAAAGCAGAGGAAAAAGAGCGCCAGATCTGA
- a CDS encoding Octaprenyl diphosphate synthase — protein sequence MNLEKINELTAQDMAGVNAAILEQLNSDVQLINQLGYYIVSGGGKRIRPMIAILAARAVGYQGNAHVNIAALIEFIHTATLLHDDVVDESDMRRGKATANAAFGNAASVLVGDFIYTRAFQMMTRLGSLKVLEVMSEAVNVIAEGEVLQLMNVNDPDITEENYMRVIYSKTARLFEAAAQCSGILAGCSEEQERGLQDYGRYLGTAFQLIDDLLDYSADGETLGKNVGDDLNEGKPTLPLLHAMRNGTPDQAKLIREAIEQGNGRHLLEPVLETMAICGSLEWTRQRAEEEADKAIAAIQVIPDSPWRDALIGLAHIAVQRDR from the coding sequence ATGAATTTAGAAAAAATCAACGAGTTAACCGCGCAAGATATGGCGGGTGTGAATGCAGCAATCCTGGAGCAACTCAACTCTGATGTTCAACTCATCAATCAGTTGGGTTATTACATCGTCAGTGGCGGCGGTAAACGTATCCGCCCAATGATTGCCATCCTGGCCGCGAGGGCCGTTGGCTATCAAGGTAATGCTCACGTCAATATTGCGGCCCTGATTGAGTTTATCCACACCGCGACGCTGCTTCATGATGACGTGGTGGATGAATCCGACATGCGTCGCGGTAAAGCCACCGCGAATGCCGCCTTTGGCAACGCAGCCAGCGTTCTGGTGGGCGATTTTATCTATACCCGCGCTTTCCAGATGATGACTCGTCTCGGCTCGCTGAAAGTGCTGGAAGTGATGTCAGAGGCCGTCAACGTTATCGCTGAAGGTGAAGTCCTGCAGCTGATGAACGTCAATGACCCGGACATCACCGAAGAAAACTACATGCGCGTGATTTACAGCAAAACTGCGCGTCTGTTTGAAGCCGCTGCTCAGTGCTCCGGCATTCTGGCAGGCTGCTCTGAGGAGCAAGAGCGTGGACTGCAGGACTATGGTCGCTATCTGGGCACCGCGTTCCAGCTAATTGATGATTTGCTTGATTACAGTGCGGATGGTGAAACCCTCGGTAAAAACGTCGGTGATGACCTGAATGAAGGCAAACCGACTCTGCCGCTGTTGCACGCCATGCGCAACGGAACGCCGGATCAAGCGAAGCTCATCCGCGAGGCTATCGAACAAGGAAACGGCCGACACCTTCTGGAACCTGTACTGGAAACAATGGCAATCTGTGGATCGCTTGAATGGACGCGCCAGCGTGCAGAAGAAGAAGCGGATAAAGCCATCGCCGCCATCCAGGTGATACCAGACAGCCCGTGGCGTGATGCACTTATTGGGCTCGCTCACATTGCTGTTCAGCGCGATCGTTAA
- a CDS encoding Cell division protein FtsH: MAKNLILWLVIAVVLMSVFQSFGPSESNGRKVDYSTFLQEVNQDQVREARINGREINVTKKDSNRYTTYIPVNDPKLLDNLLTKNVKVVGEPPEEPSLLASIFISWFPMLLLIGVWIFFMRQMQGGGGKGAMSFGKSKARMLTEDQIKTTFADVAGCDEAKEEVAELVEYLREPSRFQKLGGKIPKGVLMVGPPGTGKTLLAKAIAGEAKVPFFTISGSDFVEMFVGVGASRVRDMFEQAKKAAPCIIFIDEIDAVGRQRGAGLGGGHDEREQTLNQMLVEMDGFEGNEGIIVIAATNRPDVLDPALLRPGRFDRQVVVGLPDVRGREQILKVHMRRVPLSPDIDAAIIARGTPGFSGADLANLVNEAALFAARGNKRVVSMVEFEKAKDKIMMGAERRSMVMTEAQKESTAYHEAGHAIIGRLVPEHDPVHKVTIIPRGRALGVTFFLPEGDAISASRQKLESQISTLYGGRLAEEIIYGAEHVSTGASNDIKVATNLARNMVTQWGFSEKLGPLLYAEEEGEVFLGRSVAKAKHMSDETARIIDQEVKLLIERNYARARQLLNENLDILHTMKDALMKYETIDAPQIDDLMARRDVRPPAGWEDNNGGSSNSDSNGTPRAPRPVDEPRTPNPGNTMSEQLGDK; encoded by the coding sequence ATGGCGAAAAACCTAATACTCTGGCTGGTCATTGCCGTTGTGCTGATGTCAGTGTTCCAGAGCTTTGGGCCCAGCGAGTCGAATGGCCGCAAGGTGGATTATTCTACCTTCCTGCAAGAGGTCAATCAGGACCAGGTTCGCGAAGCGCGTATCAACGGACGTGAGATCAACGTTACCAAGAAAGATAGTAACCGTTACACGACTTACATCCCGGTGAACGATCCTAAGCTGCTTGACAACCTTCTGACCAAAAACGTCAAGGTGGTAGGTGAGCCGCCTGAAGAGCCGAGCCTGCTGGCTTCAATCTTCATTTCCTGGTTCCCGATGCTGCTGCTTATCGGTGTCTGGATCTTCTTCATGCGTCAAATGCAGGGCGGCGGTGGCAAAGGTGCCATGTCGTTCGGTAAGAGCAAGGCGCGTATGCTGACGGAAGATCAGATCAAAACCACTTTTGCCGACGTCGCAGGTTGTGACGAAGCAAAAGAAGAAGTGGCCGAACTGGTTGAATACCTGCGTGAGCCGAGCCGTTTCCAGAAACTGGGCGGTAAGATCCCGAAAGGCGTTCTGATGGTTGGTCCTCCGGGTACCGGTAAAACCCTGCTGGCGAAAGCCATCGCGGGTGAAGCGAAAGTCCCGTTCTTTACCATTTCAGGTTCTGACTTCGTTGAAATGTTCGTGGGTGTTGGTGCATCTCGTGTGCGTGACATGTTCGAGCAGGCTAAGAAGGCAGCGCCGTGCATTATCTTCATCGATGAAATCGATGCCGTAGGCCGCCAGCGTGGCGCGGGTCTGGGCGGTGGTCACGATGAACGCGAACAGACTCTGAACCAGATGCTGGTTGAGATGGATGGCTTTGAAGGTAACGAAGGTATCATCGTTATTGCTGCGACTAACCGTCCTGACGTACTTGACCCGGCATTGCTGCGTCCAGGCCGTTTCGACCGCCAGGTTGTGGTTGGTCTGCCGGATGTTCGCGGTCGTGAACAGATTCTGAAAGTCCACATGCGTCGCGTGCCGCTGTCTCCGGACATCGATGCCGCTATCATCGCCCGTGGTACTCCAGGCTTCTCCGGTGCAGACCTTGCAAACCTGGTAAACGAAGCAGCGCTGTTTGCCGCTCGTGGAAACAAACGCGTTGTATCGATGGTGGAATTCGAAAAAGCGAAAGACAAAATCATGATGGGTGCGGAACGTCGCTCCATGGTGATGACGGAAGCGCAAAAAGAGTCCACGGCATACCACGAAGCAGGCCACGCGATTATTGGTCGTCTGGTGCCAGAGCACGATCCGGTGCATAAAGTGACCATTATCCCACGCGGTCGCGCATTGGGTGTGACGTTCTTCCTGCCAGAAGGCGATGCGATTAGCGCCAGCCGTCAGAAGCTGGAAAGTCAGATTTCAACGCTGTACGGCGGCCGTCTGGCTGAAGAAATTATCTACGGTGCAGAACATGTTTCTACCGGTGCGTCCAACGACATTAAAGTTGCGACAAACCTGGCGCGTAACATGGTGACCCAATGGGGCTTCTCTGAAAAACTCGGTCCGCTGCTGTACGCGGAAGAGGAAGGCGAAGTGTTCCTGGGCCGCTCTGTGGCGAAAGCGAAACACATGTCCGATGAAACTGCGCGTATCATCGACCAGGAAGTGAAGCTGCTGATTGAACGTAACTACGCTCGTGCACGTCAGCTCCTGAATGAAAACCTGGACATTCTGCACACCATGAAAGATGCATTGATGAAGTATGAAACCATCGATGCACCGCAGATTGATGATCTGATGGCTCGTCGTGATGTTCGCCCGCCAGCTGGCTGGGAAGACAACAACGGCGGCAGCAGCAACTCTGACAGCAATGGCACCCCGCGTGCACCGCGTCCGGTCGATGAACCGCGTACGCCAAATCCGGGCAATACCATGTCAGAACAGCTCGGCGACAAATAA
- a CDS encoding Transcriptional regulatory protein basR,pmrA has product MKLLIVEDDLLLQEGLALALANEGYALDCAATAAEADSLIQSGEYSLVILDLGLPDKDGATLLNQWRRRGVENPVLILTARDALEDRINGLDSGADDYLVKPFALAELQARVRALIRRYQGHSDNLVTDGDLTLNLQTQQVIRDSQPVEVTPKEFALLTRLIMRTGQTVHRETLQQDIYSWQDDPGSNTLEVHIHNLRRKLGKDRIKTVRGVGYRLETQK; this is encoded by the coding sequence ATGAAATTACTCATTGTCGAAGACGACCTGTTATTACAGGAAGGGCTAGCGCTGGCGCTGGCTAACGAAGGATACGCGCTAGATTGTGCTGCAACTGCGGCAGAGGCTGACTCGCTGATTCAAAGTGGCGAGTACAGTCTGGTGATCCTTGATTTAGGACTGCCCGATAAAGATGGCGCTACGTTGCTGAATCAGTGGCGTCGCCGTGGCGTTGAAAATCCAGTACTGATTCTCACCGCACGAGATGCGCTGGAAGACAGAATCAATGGCCTGGATTCCGGCGCAGACGACTATCTGGTGAAACCCTTTGCTCTGGCGGAATTACAGGCTCGCGTTCGCGCACTGATTCGTCGCTATCAGGGCCACAGTGACAACCTGGTTACCGATGGCGATCTCACGCTGAATTTACAAACTCAGCAAGTGATCCGCGATTCTCAGCCTGTGGAAGTCACCCCGAAAGAGTTTGCCCTGCTGACTCGCCTGATAATGCGTACCGGACAAACAGTCCACCGCGAAACACTCCAGCAGGATATCTATTCCTGGCAGGACGATCCCGGCTCCAACACCCTTGAAGTGCATATCCACAATTTGCGGCGCAAACTTGGCAAAGACCGCATCAAAACCGTTCGCGGCGTCGGTTATCGTCTGGAGACTCAAAAATGA
- a CDS encoding Permease of the drug-metabolite transporter (DMT) superfamily: MEPPTVVFYRFLMASIGLGAILAIKGRLPPLRIFRKPRWLVLLAIATGGLFGNFILFSSSLQYLSPTASQVIGQLSPVGMMVASVFILKEKMRGTQVIGAIMLLCGLVMFFNTSLFEIFTRLTDYTWGVIFGVGAATVWVSYGVAQKVLLRRLASQQILFLLYTLCTIALLPLAKPGVISQLSDWQLACLIFCGLNTLVGYGALAEAMARWQAAQVSALITLTPLFTLLFSDLLSMAWPDFFVKPMLNLLGYLGAFVVVAGAMYSAIGHRLWGRWRKSEAVVVVPRSGE; encoded by the coding sequence ATGGAGCCGCCTACGGTGGTATTTTATCGCTTCCTGATGGCCAGTATTGGCCTCGGCGCGATTCTGGCGATAAAAGGTCGGCTGCCACCTCTGCGGATTTTCCGTAAGCCGCGCTGGCTGGTGCTGTTAGCTATCGCGACAGGGGGTCTGTTCGGGAACTTCATTCTGTTCAGCTCTTCTCTGCAATATTTAAGCCCTACAGCGTCTCAGGTGATTGGCCAGCTTTCGCCGGTCGGTATGATGGTGGCCAGCGTCTTTATCCTCAAAGAGAAGATGCGGGGCACTCAGGTCATCGGGGCAATTATGTTGCTGTGCGGTCTGGTGATGTTTTTCAACACCAGCCTGTTTGAGATATTTACCCGACTGACGGATTACACCTGGGGTGTGATCTTTGGTGTCGGGGCAGCAACGGTCTGGGTGAGTTATGGCGTCGCGCAAAAGGTGTTATTGCGCAGACTTGCCTCACAGCAGATCCTCTTTTTGCTGTACACTTTGTGTACGATAGCACTACTGCCTTTAGCGAAACCGGGAGTCATTTCCCAGCTTAGCGACTGGCAACTGGCGTGCCTCATTTTTTGTGGACTGAACACGCTGGTCGGTTATGGCGCGCTGGCCGAAGCGATGGCGCGTTGGCAGGCAGCACAAGTGAGCGCGTTGATTACGCTCACACCGCTGTTTACGCTGTTATTTTCAGATTTGTTATCAATGGCCTGGCCCGATTTCTTCGTCAAACCGATGTTAAACCTGTTGGGTTATCTCGGTGCGTTTGTCGTGGTTGCGGGCGCGATGTATTCCGCCATTGGTCATCGTCTTTGGGGACGTTGGCGCAAAAGTGAAGCGGTTGTAGTTGTCCCCCGCTCAGGCGAATGA
- a CDS encoding GTP-binding protein Obg, with protein MKFVDEATILVVAGDGGNGCVSFRREKYIPRGGPDGGDGGDGGDVWLEADENLNTLIDYRFEKSFRAERGQNGQSRDCTGKRGKDVSIKVPVGTRVIDQGTGETLGDMTKHGQRLMVAKGGWHGLGNSRFKSSVNRTPRQKTMGTPGDKRDLQLELMLLADVGMLGMPNAGKSTFIRAVSAAKPKVADYPFTTLVPSLGVVRMDNEKSFVVADIPGLIAGAAEGAGLGIRFLKHLERCRVLLHLIDIDPIDGSDPVENARIIIGELEKYSDKLAEKPRWLVFNKIDLMDKAEAEAKAKAIAEAMGWEDKFYLISAASQMGVKDLCWDVMTFIIENPITQAEEAKQPEKVEFMWDDYHRQQLEEQEVEVEDDEDWDDDWDEDDEEGVEFIYKH; from the coding sequence ATGAAGTTTGTTGATGAAGCAACGATCCTGGTTGTTGCAGGTGATGGCGGTAATGGTTGCGTAAGCTTCCGCCGTGAAAAATACATTCCTCGTGGCGGCCCTGATGGCGGCGACGGTGGCGACGGTGGTGACGTGTGGTTAGAGGCGGATGAAAACCTCAACACGCTGATCGACTACCGTTTTGAAAAATCTTTCCGCGCCGAGCGTGGTCAGAATGGTCAGAGTCGTGACTGTACTGGTAAACGCGGTAAAGACGTGTCGATCAAAGTACCGGTCGGTACGCGCGTTATCGATCAGGGTACAGGCGAAACCCTGGGTGACATGACCAAACACGGTCAGCGTCTGATGGTGGCGAAAGGGGGTTGGCACGGTCTGGGTAACAGCCGTTTCAAATCTTCCGTTAACCGTACTCCGCGTCAGAAAACGATGGGTACACCGGGTGATAAGCGCGACCTGCAGCTTGAGCTGATGCTGCTGGCGGATGTGGGTATGCTGGGCATGCCAAACGCCGGTAAATCGACCTTCATTCGTGCGGTTTCTGCGGCTAAACCGAAAGTGGCGGATTATCCGTTCACGACCCTGGTGCCAAGCCTGGGCGTTGTCCGTATGGATAACGAAAAGAGTTTCGTGGTTGCTGACATTCCGGGTCTGATCGCGGGTGCCGCTGAAGGTGCGGGTCTGGGTATTCGCTTCCTGAAACACCTTGAGCGTTGCCGCGTGCTGCTACACCTCATCGATATCGATCCAATCGACGGTTCTGACCCGGTTGAGAATGCGCGTATCATCATCGGTGAGCTGGAAAAATACAGCGACAAGCTGGCTGAAAAACCACGCTGGCTGGTCTTTAACAAGATCGACCTGATGGATAAAGCCGAAGCTGAAGCCAAAGCGAAAGCCATTGCTGAAGCGATGGGCTGGGAAGATAAGTTCTATCTGATCTCCGCAGCAAGCCAGATGGGCGTGAAAGATCTTTGCTGGGACGTGATGACCTTCATCATCGAAAACCCAATCACTCAGGCAGAAGAAGCCAAGCAGCCTGAGAAAGTTGAGTTTATGTGGGATGACTATCATCGTCAGCAGCTTGAAGAACAAGAAGTTGAAGTCGAAGACGACGAAGACTGGGATGATGACTGGGACGAAGACGACGAAGAAGGTGTCGAATTCATCTACAAGCACTAA